Within the Deltaproteobacteria bacterium genome, the region TGGGGGAGCGGGCACAGCAGGATCAATTTCGGATTGCGCAGCGCCATAAAGCAGGGGAGACTTGCGGGTGAGAACATGGCGGGCGCGGAAAAGCTTTACGCCCGGGAAACGTCGGATTACTTCTGGATCCTCTTCGGACCGGCGCTGCTTGACCGGATCAAATAGAAGGCGACGGGGGGGAAATGGAGCAGGCCTTTTCGGATCGGATGAAGGAAAAGATGAAGACGCCGCCGGTGGCCGTCCTCGTGGGGATCCGCTCGCTGTCGTTCGGAGGCGGCGAAGCAGTACTGGAGATGAAAGCCGACAAGCGCCATCACAACCCGATGGGGACGGTCCACGGCGGGATCCTGTGCGACCTCGCGGACCTCGCGATGGGATACGCGTTCGCAACGACTCTCGGGCCGGGCGAATCGTTCACGACCCTTGAACTCAAGGTCAATTTCCTGAGACCCGTTTTCGACGAGAAATTGACGGCTAAAGCGAAGGTGACGCACAGGGGAAGGACGGTCGGCATGGTGGAGTTCGACGTGACGAACGAGGCCGGAAAAACGGTGGCGCGCGGCTCCTCCACATGCACGGTGCTCTCGGGCGAAGCAGCAAAAGGGAGATGAGGCGGACCGGCGCCCTGCTGGTCCTTTTCGCCGCCGCGATGGCGTTCGCCGAGGCGGCGGTCGTCGTCTACCTCCGCCGGGTTCTCGGGGAGGTAGAAATCTTCCCCATGAAGGATCTTCCCCCCCCGCTGCTCACGATCGAGATCGCCCGGGAAGCCGCGACGGTCGCGATGCTGATTTTCGTTTCCTTTCTTTCCGGGCGAGGCGGTCTGCGCAGGATGGGAGCATTCCTCCTTACGTTCGGCGCCTGGGACATTTTCTATTACGTGTGGCTTCGCGCCGCCATCGGGTGGCCTTCGGGGCTTTTCGATTGGGACATCCTGTTCCTGATTCCCGCTCCGTGGGTGGGACCGGTCTGGTCGGTGATTCTCATCTCCACGGGGATGATCGCGTTCTCGTTCGTGTTCCTTCGCATGCCCGAGGATGCCCCGTTTGCACCCGGCCTGTGGGGGTGGATGTCCGGCGCGGCGGGCGCGCTTGCGGTTATCGGGACATACATCCGGGAATGGGCCAAAATCGGCTACGGGAAGAACGTGCCGTCGGGTTTTTTCCTTCCATCCTATCTTGCGGGTATCCTGCTGCTCGCCGTTTCCGGCTGGATCGCATACCGCAAAGCGGGCGGCGTACCCCGGGGAAATTTCTGACCGGGACATCACATCCGAAACGGCAACCCGCGGCCCGCATATCTTATAGGAAAGCATTCAGTGCAGAGGAGACTGCGTGGGAGAACTCGTCGTTTACATACGAATATACGGCGGCATCGCGATTTTCGCCGCGAGCCTGATCGAGAACCTCGGCGTCCCCTTCCCCGCCTATCCGCTCATCATTCTTGCAGCCGCCTTTGCGGCTTCGGGGATACTCTCCCTTCCGGGGATAATTGCGGCCGCCGTTCTCGGAGCGATCGGGGGCGACATCGCCTGGTACTACCTGGGGCGGCATCGGGGCGTCGGGGTGCTCTCTCATCTTTGCAGGGTCTCCTTCAACCCGGATGCATGCCTCGAGCGCGCAGTGGACGGTTTCCATCGGCGCAAGGTCGCGACCATACTTTTCGCCAAATTCCTCCCCGGCGTGAACCTCATCATGCCTCCCCTTGCCGGGGTCTCGAAGATGCCCATCCTTGCATTTCTCGCTCTCGACGGAGCGGGCGCGACGCTTTGGGCGGGAAGCGCCGCCGCGCTCGGGTGGACGTTCGGCGAGGAGATCGCCGAGTCCGCGCGCGGAATCCAGGGCTGGACGGGATGGATCCTTCTTGCCGGGATCGGCGCCTCTCTGGCCTGGCGGCTCGGGTTCCGCTACTACCTCGTTCACGCGTTTTCCGCCCCGCGCGTGATGCCCGAGGAAGTCCACCGGAGACTCGCATCGGGGGACGACCTGCTGGTCGTCGACCTGCGAAGGGACAACGATTACGCATCGTCCGACAGCATGATCGCCGGCGCCTTGCGCGTCCGCCCCGCATCCTTCCACCGGTTCGCCCACCATCTGCCCCGTGACCGCGACATCGTTTTTTACTGCACCTGACCGGTCGAGGCCACCAGCGCCAGTCTGGCGCGGATCCTCATCAAGCGCGGGTACGACAGGATCGCGGTTCTCTACGGCGGTTTCGACGCATGGTTGCGGGCCGGATTTCCCACTCAGCCCATCATCGCCGGCGAGGCCCCGACAACGGCCTTCCCGGACGCAACGCAGTAGTCTCTT harbors:
- a CDS encoding PaaI family thioesterase, which codes for MEQAFSDRMKEKMKTPPVAVLVGIRSLSFGGGEAVLEMKADKRHHNPMGTVHGGILCDLADLAMGYAFATTLGPGESFTTLELKVNFLRPVFDEKLTAKAKVTHRGRTVGMVEFDVTNEAGKTVARGSSTCTVLSGEAAKGR
- a CDS encoding VTT domain-containing protein is translated as MGELVVYIRIYGGIAIFAASLIENLGVPFPAYPLIILAAAFAASGILSLPGIIAAAVLGAIGGDIAWYYLGRHRGVGVLSHLCRVSFNPDACLERAVDGFHRRKVATILFAKFLPGVNLIMPPLAGVSKMPILAFLALDGAGATLWAGSAAALGWTFGEEIAESARGIQGWTGWILLAGIGASLAWRLGFRYYLVHAFSAPRVMPEEVHRRLASGDDLLVVDLRRDNDYASSDSMIAGALRVRPASFHRFAHHLPRDRDIVFYCT